One genomic window of Streptomonospora nanhaiensis includes the following:
- a CDS encoding DUF2786 domain-containing protein, with protein sequence MIERVRGLLRMAEDPAVTDAESQAFTAKAAELMTRHAIAEAEARAERGEAAESVSRLDFPVSGVGGHGKARVKALAGIAAAYGCQSAVRGNTSANTERTLIIVGTVTALDALRVLLPSISMQMEASARFTAREHIANLRELRNYDRSALATERSRFYRSFVRAYGYAVAERIREFRARLREDSAAGGSAGASGGGADGAGGSVGAEVVLRTDVDRVREDFQRRFPQLKPTRPERTHHRAGYRAGYQRGRRAQLGMETSVGQGGGSALTESE encoded by the coding sequence ATGATCGAGCGTGTCCGCGGGCTCCTCCGGATGGCGGAGGACCCCGCGGTCACCGATGCCGAGAGCCAGGCGTTCACCGCCAAGGCCGCCGAGCTGATGACCCGGCACGCCATCGCCGAGGCCGAGGCCCGCGCCGAGCGCGGCGAGGCCGCGGAGTCGGTCTCGCGGCTGGACTTCCCCGTCTCGGGGGTCGGCGGCCACGGCAAGGCCCGCGTCAAGGCGCTGGCCGGGATCGCCGCCGCCTACGGCTGCCAGTCGGCGGTGCGGGGCAACACCTCGGCCAACACCGAGCGCACCCTCATCATCGTCGGCACGGTCACCGCGCTGGACGCGCTGCGGGTGCTGCTGCCCTCCATCAGCATGCAGATGGAGGCGTCGGCGCGCTTCACCGCGCGCGAGCACATCGCCAACCTGCGCGAGCTGCGCAACTACGACCGCTCGGCACTGGCCACCGAGCGCAGCCGCTTCTACCGGTCGTTCGTGCGCGCCTACGGCTACGCGGTGGCCGAGCGAATCCGGGAGTTCCGCGCGCGCCTGCGCGAGGACTCCGCGGCCGGGGGCTCCGCCGGCGCCTCCGGCGGCGGCGCGGACGGCGCGGGCGGTTCCGTGGGCGCCGAGGTCGTGCTGCGCACCGACGTCGACCGGGTCCGCGAGGACTTCCAGCGCCGCTTCCCGCAGCTCAAGCCGACCCGGCCCGAGCGGACCCACCACCGCGCCGGGTACCGGGCGGGCTACCAGCGCGGACGCCGGGCGCAACTGGGCATGGAGACTTCGGTCGGGCAGGGCGGCGGCTCGGCTTTGACCGAAAGCGAGTAA
- a CDS encoding ATP-binding protein, giving the protein MRRAFPDVIQTTAGGYLAAVEPDNVDLHRFRGLVARAEAADDPAEAVVLWDKALGCWRGNPFSGTGSEHLWYAVSQPLLEERWAARTAWAQCAFSLHRYSEIITRLTPLVREDPLRERLQYYLIAALYRSGQRAAALTAFQETREYLAEELGVDPSPEVMELHQQILRDTESGPGRLAGAIDLSRVAEPVASPPAADPAERPRDFVPRNDLPRDIPDFTGRERDLERLLALGKRDEGRAEIAVITGPGGAGKTTLAVHGAHRLAECFPDGQLFIDLYGYTVEQDPITAVSALGSLLRAIGVQPDTIPESVEERAALWRASLAGRRVLIVLDNAANFAQISPLLAAAPGSLTIVTSRQDLPGVSGAQYIALGMLSPESSLRLFSTVLGEDRVAHEEAEAREVVRLCGGLPLALRIVAGRMLSRPRWTFQHVKLRLGEHQRMFRELRIDGQSVEAVFELSYQSLNDEQREAFLHLGVMIGGTVDLHGAAALLDRDPPEADDLLQELVSVCLFDEPSVDVYRFHDLLGAYAREKAATDLPEGEAAAARRRLADHYLDMANRAADMLGPRGHHFEVDSQKSSRYQSRLANRTEATTWFERHQDNLASAVDFYAASGLDDEAWQLADSLWRHYANHGQTELLLSTQEKALAASRAKGNERGSAATLIGLGIAHCLSGRFQHALGLLNEARDILAAIDDERGQARVYSSLSVVYDRMGRFHDALSCAWKVFEYAVSVGDRALEGLQRANIAAMYQVLGDYDKAVEFCESALKIKHEEGQYETSAQVLRILGEVNTQQDNLERAFSYLSEALKLAQLIGSQRDEIYIRNAMAVALRRKGDIEAAIESHLLALDMGEETGQHSADAEILTELGATYAEAGRFEEARQAQESALDLARKREERHVEGRALMRMGTLPPEVVDRERAIEFLAASAELFSGLGAPEAQQAHDALQAAV; this is encoded by the coding sequence TTGCGGCGCGCGTTTCCCGATGTCATCCAGACCACCGCCGGCGGCTACCTCGCGGCGGTCGAGCCCGACAACGTCGACCTCCACCGCTTCCGCGGCCTGGTCGCGCGCGCCGAGGCCGCCGACGACCCCGCCGAGGCCGTGGTGCTGTGGGACAAGGCGCTGGGCTGCTGGCGCGGCAACCCCTTCTCGGGCACGGGTTCGGAGCACCTGTGGTACGCGGTCTCCCAGCCGCTGCTGGAGGAGCGCTGGGCGGCACGCACCGCCTGGGCGCAGTGCGCGTTCTCGCTGCACCGCTACTCCGAGATCATCACCCGGCTCACCCCGCTGGTCCGCGAGGACCCGCTGCGCGAGCGCCTGCAGTACTACCTGATCGCCGCGCTGTACCGTAGCGGGCAGCGCGCGGCGGCGCTCACCGCCTTCCAGGAGACCCGCGAGTACCTCGCCGAGGAGCTGGGGGTCGACCCCAGCCCCGAGGTCATGGAGCTGCACCAGCAGATCCTGCGCGACACCGAGTCGGGGCCCGGGCGGCTGGCCGGCGCCATCGACCTGTCGCGGGTGGCCGAGCCCGTGGCGTCCCCGCCGGCCGCCGACCCCGCCGAACGCCCGCGCGACTTCGTGCCGCGCAACGACCTCCCCCGCGACATCCCCGACTTCACCGGCCGCGAACGCGACCTGGAGCGGCTGCTGGCCCTGGGCAAACGCGACGAGGGCCGCGCCGAGATCGCCGTCATCACCGGTCCGGGCGGTGCCGGAAAGACCACGCTGGCGGTGCACGGCGCGCACCGGCTGGCCGAGTGCTTTCCCGACGGCCAGCTGTTCATCGACCTCTACGGCTACACCGTCGAGCAGGACCCGATCACGGCGGTGTCGGCGCTGGGCAGCCTGCTGCGGGCCATCGGCGTGCAGCCCGACACCATCCCCGAGTCGGTCGAGGAGCGCGCGGCGCTGTGGCGGGCCAGCCTGGCCGGGCGGCGGGTGCTCATCGTGCTCGACAACGCCGCGAACTTCGCGCAGATCAGCCCGCTGCTGGCGGCCGCGCCGGGGTCGCTGACCATCGTCACCTCGCGCCAGGACCTCCCCGGGGTCAGCGGGGCGCAGTACATCGCGCTGGGCATGCTGAGCCCGGAGTCCTCGCTGCGGCTGTTCTCCACCGTGCTGGGCGAGGACCGCGTCGCCCACGAGGAGGCCGAGGCGCGCGAGGTCGTGCGGCTGTGCGGCGGGCTGCCGCTGGCGCTGCGGATCGTGGCCGGGCGCATGCTCAGCCGGCCCCGGTGGACGTTCCAGCACGTCAAGCTGCGGCTGGGCGAGCACCAGCGGATGTTCCGCGAGCTGCGGATCGACGGCCAGAGCGTCGAGGCGGTCTTCGAGCTGTCCTACCAGAGCCTCAACGACGAGCAGCGCGAGGCGTTCTTGCACCTGGGCGTGATGATCGGGGGCACGGTCGACCTGCACGGCGCGGCGGCGCTGCTGGACCGCGACCCGCCCGAGGCCGACGACCTGCTCCAGGAGCTGGTCAGCGTGTGCCTGTTCGACGAGCCCAGCGTCGACGTCTACCGGTTCCACGACCTGCTCGGCGCCTACGCCCGCGAGAAGGCGGCCACCGACCTCCCGGAGGGCGAGGCCGCGGCGGCGCGCCGGCGGCTGGCCGACCACTACCTCGACATGGCCAACCGCGCCGCCGACATGCTGGGACCGCGCGGGCACCACTTCGAGGTCGACTCCCAGAAGTCCTCGCGCTACCAGAGCCGGCTGGCCAACCGCACCGAGGCCACCACGTGGTTCGAGCGGCACCAGGACAACCTCGCCTCGGCGGTCGACTTCTACGCCGCCTCGGGGCTGGACGACGAGGCATGGCAGCTGGCCGACTCCCTGTGGCGGCACTACGCCAACCACGGCCAGACCGAACTGCTGCTGTCGACCCAGGAGAAGGCGCTGGCGGCCAGCCGCGCCAAGGGCAACGAGCGCGGCAGCGCGGCGACCCTTATCGGCCTGGGGATCGCGCACTGCCTGTCGGGCCGCTTCCAGCACGCGCTGGGCCTGCTCAACGAGGCGCGCGACATCCTCGCGGCCATCGACGACGAGCGCGGCCAGGCGCGGGTGTACTCCAGCCTGAGCGTGGTCTACGACCGGATGGGCCGCTTCCACGACGCCCTGTCGTGCGCGTGGAAGGTGTTCGAGTACGCGGTGTCGGTGGGCGACCGCGCGCTGGAGGGCCTGCAGCGGGCCAACATCGCCGCGATGTACCAGGTGCTGGGCGACTACGACAAGGCCGTCGAGTTCTGCGAGTCGGCGCTGAAGATCAAGCACGAGGAGGGCCAGTACGAGACCTCGGCCCAGGTGCTGCGCATCCTCGGCGAGGTCAACACCCAGCAGGACAACCTGGAGCGCGCGTTCTCCTACCTGTCGGAGGCGCTGAAGCTGGCGCAGCTGATCGGGTCGCAGCGCGACGAGATCTACATCCGCAACGCGATGGCGGTGGCGCTGCGCCGCAAGGGCGACATCGAGGCCGCGATCGAGTCCCACCTGCTGGCCCTGGACATGGGCGAGGAGACCGGCCAGCACAGCGCCGACGCCGAGATCCTCACCGAACTGGGCGCCACCTACGCCGAGGCCGGCCGCTTCGAGGAGGCCCGCCAGGCCCAGGAGAGCGCCCTCGACCTCGCCCGCAAGCGCGAGGAGCGCCACGTGGAGGGCCGCGCCCTGATGCGGATGGGCACCCTGCCGCCGGAGGTGGTCGACCGCGAACGCGCGATCGAGTTCCTGGCCGCGTCGGCCGAACTCTTCTCCGGCCTGGGCGCCCCGGAGGCCCAGCAGGCCCACGACGCCCTGCAGGCGGCCGTCTAG
- a CDS encoding NUDIX domain-containing protein has product MSADAGDGDGWVHLPDGTRRWGRYGSAGLLLCADSAGAGGGRVLMQHRAVWSHQGDTWGVPGGALNSDEDSVSAALREFGEEVAGEVGEIELIGVHRQEHTVWRYDTVLARTPAAARLEPANWESDDLRWVDVADIDGLRLLPAFGRTWPLLREALAHRLALVVDAPAVPAVAGAAGGRDGGGGGDRDAALLRLRDDLAALSAAGVAADALPAGLAPAGLHLWYPRTVLLTGGAGSAPPPVAGVEVVASAAGALPVSARPEAFTVVVTDRPDAFAGARRTAVVGPEWLEAAAPAVVRRDHSGRT; this is encoded by the coding sequence ATGAGCGCGGATGCGGGCGACGGCGACGGCTGGGTCCACCTGCCCGACGGCACACGCCGGTGGGGCCGCTACGGCAGCGCGGGCCTGCTGCTGTGCGCGGACTCCGCGGGCGCGGGCGGCGGCCGGGTGCTGATGCAGCACCGCGCGGTGTGGAGCCACCAGGGCGACACCTGGGGGGTGCCCGGCGGCGCCCTGAACAGCGACGAGGACTCCGTGTCGGCGGCGCTGCGCGAGTTCGGCGAGGAGGTCGCCGGCGAGGTCGGCGAGATCGAACTGATCGGCGTCCACCGCCAGGAGCACACGGTGTGGCGCTACGACACCGTGCTGGCGCGCACGCCGGCCGCCGCCCGCCTGGAGCCGGCCAACTGGGAGAGCGACGACCTGCGCTGGGTCGATGTCGCCGACATCGACGGGCTGCGGCTGCTGCCCGCGTTCGGCCGCACCTGGCCGCTGCTGCGCGAGGCGCTGGCGCACCGCCTGGCGCTGGTGGTCGACGCCCCCGCCGTGCCGGCGGTGGCGGGCGCGGCCGGCGGCCGCGACGGCGGCGGGGGCGGGGACCGCGACGCGGCGCTGCTGCGGCTGCGCGACGACCTCGCGGCCCTCAGCGCCGCCGGGGTCGCCGCCGACGCGCTTCCGGCCGGGCTCGCGCCCGCCGGGCTGCACCTGTGGTACCCGCGGACGGTGCTGCTGACGGGCGGCGCCGGGAGCGCCCCGCCCCCCGTGGCGGGCGTGGAGGTGGTCGCCTCGGCGGCCGGCGCCCTGCCGGTCTCCGCGCGGCCCGAGGCGTTCACCGTGGTCGTCACCGACCGCCCCGACGCCTTCGCCGGGGCGCGGCGCACGGCCGTGGTGGGCCCCGAGTGGCTGGAGGCCGCGGCGCCCGCGGTCGTCCGGCGCGACCACTCCGGGCGGACCTGA